Proteins encoded by one window of Antechinus flavipes isolate AdamAnt ecotype Samford, QLD, Australia chromosome 4, AdamAnt_v2, whole genome shotgun sequence:
- the C2CD4D gene encoding LOW QUALITY PROTEIN: C2 calcium-dependent domain-containing protein 4D (The sequence of the model RefSeq protein was modified relative to this genomic sequence to represent the inferred CDS: inserted 1 base in 1 codon; substituted 1 base at 1 genomic stop codon) translates to MWLFEKAGYKRGRVEPGTSWRPHGLFPSRKPPGTSSSACPNVLTPDRIPQFFIPPRLSNMGGLEPDPERETGWTGGQEIQAACSLPHLAGQEGWAFLLESPHTRRRESLFHMAPLSGPPHKPQLHLSSPDLRLCLALESEPASSPEPSPFGSLRPGPSGPHRGSPSLHLPGPGLLPAEEESTVFSGPQIAHHLGPPTPPLFHLDFLCCQLQVTKESVVSLAPRGGQLRLSAEYQAGLGQLRVRLISAEGLPRGEGDPXGSGGCCVLFRLRPGSWPQGRSRAVKCSSNPIFNEDFFFEGLKPSDLATHSLKAKVLDKGAGLRRDVLLGEYEAPLVTLLPRXGWGLGEEHQGQPRTWEVILSGGS, encoded by the exons ATGTGGCTCTTCGAGAAAGCAGGCTACAAGAGAGGGAGGGTAGAGCCTGGGACGTCATGGAGACCCCATGGTTTATTCCCCAGCAGAAAGCCCCCTGGGACATCCTCTTCTGCTTGCCCTAATGTCCTAACTCCAGACCGAATACCCCAGTTTTTTATCCCTCCCAGACTCTCCAACATGGGGGGCCTTGAAccagacccagagagagaaacaggcTGGACTGGGGGGCAAGAAATCCAAGCAGCCTGCTCCTTGCCTCATCTGGCTGGACAAGAAGGCTGGGCCTTTCTCCTGGAGAGCCCGCACACCCGGCGCCGAGAGTCCCTTTTCCACATGGCCCCTCTCTCGGGGCCCCCACACAAGCCCCAACTGCACCTCTCGTCCCCAGACCTGCGCCTCTGCTTGGCTCTGGAGAGTGAGCCAGCCTCCTCGCCCGAGCCTTCACCCTTCGGCTCACTCCGGCCAGGCCCCAGCGGGCCCCACCGAGGCTCCCCCAGTCTGCATCTCCCCGGACCAGGCCTCCTCCCCGCTGAGGAGGAGAGCACCGTGTTTTCCGGTCCCCAAATTGCCCACCACTTGGGTCCCCCAACACCGCCCCTCTTCCACCTGGACTTTCTATGCTGCCAGCTCCAGGTGACTAAAGAAAGTGTGGTGAGTCTGGCCCCCCGGGGTGGGCAGCTCCGGCTGTCCGCCGAGTACCAGGCCGGGCTGGGCCAGCTGAGGGTCCGGCTCATCAGCGCTGAGGGGCTGCCCAGGGGCGAAGGGGACC AGGGAAGCGGCGGCTGCTGCGTCCTGTTTCGGTTAAGGCCTGGAAGCTGGCCGCAGGGACGCAGCAGGGCGGTCAAGTGTAGTTCCAACCCCATCTTCAATGAGGACTTCTTCTTTGAGGGGCTTAAGCCCTCTGACCTGGCCACCCACAGTCTGAAGGCCAAAGTGCTGGACAAGGGAGCTGGTCTGCGCAGGGATGTGCTGCTGGGAGAGTACGAGGCTCCTCTTGTCACCCTCCTCCCTCGCTAGGGCTGGGGGCTGGGGGAGGAGCACCAGGGTCAGCCAAGAACATGGGAAGTGATCCTCTCTGGGGGCTCCTAA